One window of Streptomyces sp. SUK 48 genomic DNA carries:
- the metH gene encoding methionine synthase: MASLPTSPIADSRTRASALREALATRVVVADGAMGTMLQAQDPTLDDFQQLEGCNEILNLTRPDIVRSVHEEYFAVGVDCVETNTFGANHSALGEYDISDRVHELSEAGARVARESADAFTARDGRPRWVLGSMGPGTKLPTLGHAPYPTLRDAYQANAEGLIEGGADALLVETTQDLLQTKASVIGARSALAALGLDVPVIVSVTVETTGTMLLGSEIGAALTALEPLGIDMIGLNCATGPAEMSEHLRYLARNARIPLSCMPNAGLPVLGKNGAHYPLTAPELADAQETFVREYGLSLVGGCCGTTPEHLRQVVERVRGLTPPARDPRPEPGAASLYQSVPFRQDTSYLAIGERTNANGSKKFREAMLEARWDDCVEMAREQIREGAHMLDLCVDYVGRDGVADMAELAGRLATASTLPIVLDSTEVNVIEAGLERLGGRAVINSVNYEDGDGPESRFAKVTDLARRHGAALIALTIDEEGQARTVENKVAIAERLIADLTGNWGILESDILIDTLTFTICTGQEESRKDGIATIGAIRELKKRHPDVQTTLGLSNISFGLNPAARILLNSVFLDECVKAGLDSAIVHASKILPIARFTEEEVQTALDLIHDRRAEGYDPLQKLMQLFEGATAKSLKAGRAEELAALPLEERLKRRIIDGERNGLEADLDTALQDRPALDIVNETLLDGMKVVGELFGSGQMQLPFVLQSAEVMKAAVAHLEPHMEKSDADGKGTIVLATVRGDVHDIGKNLVDIILSNNGYNVVNLGIKQPVSAILEAAEEHRADVIGMSGLLVKSTVIMKENLEELNQRDLAGTYPVILGGAALTRAYVEQDLHEIYQGEVRYARDAFEGLRLMDALIGVKRGVPGAKLPELKQRRVRATAPVEVTERPEEGHVRSDVSTTNPVPAPPFRGTRVIKGIQLKEYASWLDEGALFKGQWGLKQVRTGEGPSYEELVETEGRPRLRGLLDRLQTENLLEAAVVYGYFPCVSKDDDLIVLDEQGNERTRFTFPRQRRGRRLCLADFFRPEESGETDVVGFQVVTVGSRIGEETAKLFEANAYRDYLELHGLSVQLAEALAEYWHARVRTELGFGGEDPADIEDMFALKYRGARFSLGYGACPDLEDRGKIAALLEPERIGVHLSEEFQLHPEQSTDAIVIHHPEAKYFNAR; encoded by the coding sequence ATGGCCTCGTTGCCAACGTCCCCTATCGCCGACAGCCGGACCCGTGCGTCCGCGCTCCGAGAGGCGCTCGCCACCCGCGTGGTGGTCGCCGACGGAGCCATGGGCACCATGCTCCAGGCCCAGGACCCGACCCTGGACGACTTCCAGCAGCTCGAGGGCTGCAACGAGATCCTCAATCTCACCCGCCCCGACATCGTCCGCTCGGTCCACGAGGAGTACTTCGCCGTCGGCGTCGACTGCGTCGAGACCAACACCTTCGGCGCCAACCACTCCGCCCTCGGCGAGTACGACATCTCCGACCGCGTCCACGAACTCTCCGAGGCCGGCGCCCGCGTCGCCCGCGAGAGCGCCGACGCCTTCACCGCCCGCGACGGCCGCCCCCGCTGGGTCCTCGGCTCCATGGGCCCCGGCACCAAGCTGCCCACCCTCGGCCACGCGCCCTACCCCACGCTGCGCGACGCCTACCAGGCGAACGCCGAGGGACTGATCGAGGGCGGCGCCGACGCGCTCCTCGTGGAGACCACCCAGGACCTCCTCCAGACCAAGGCATCCGTCATCGGCGCCCGCAGCGCCCTGGCCGCGCTCGGCCTGGACGTCCCGGTGATCGTCTCGGTCACCGTCGAGACCACCGGCACCATGCTGCTGGGCTCCGAGATCGGCGCGGCCCTCACCGCGCTCGAACCGCTCGGCATCGACATGATCGGCCTGAACTGCGCCACCGGCCCGGCCGAGATGAGCGAGCACCTGCGCTATCTCGCCCGCAACGCGCGCATCCCGCTGTCCTGCATGCCCAACGCGGGCCTGCCCGTCCTCGGCAAGAACGGCGCCCACTACCCGCTGACCGCCCCCGAGCTGGCCGACGCCCAGGAGACGTTCGTCCGCGAGTACGGCCTCTCGCTCGTCGGCGGCTGCTGCGGTACGACCCCCGAACACCTGCGCCAGGTCGTGGAGCGCGTGCGGGGCCTGACCCCGCCGGCCCGCGACCCGCGCCCGGAGCCGGGGGCCGCGTCCCTGTACCAGTCGGTGCCGTTCCGCCAGGACACCTCCTACCTGGCGATCGGCGAGCGGACGAACGCGAACGGGTCGAAGAAGTTCCGCGAGGCGATGCTGGAGGCCCGCTGGGACGACTGCGTGGAGATGGCCCGGGAGCAGATCCGCGAGGGCGCGCACATGCTCGACCTGTGCGTGGACTACGTCGGCCGGGACGGCGTCGCCGACATGGCGGAACTCGCCGGGCGCCTCGCGACGGCCTCGACCCTGCCGATCGTGCTGGACTCCACCGAGGTGAACGTCATCGAGGCCGGTCTGGAGCGCCTGGGCGGCCGCGCGGTGATCAACTCGGTGAACTACGAGGACGGCGACGGGCCCGAGTCCCGCTTCGCGAAGGTCACCGACCTCGCCCGCCGCCACGGCGCCGCGCTGATCGCGCTGACGATCGACGAGGAGGGCCAGGCCCGTACCGTCGAGAACAAGGTCGCGATCGCCGAGCGGCTGATCGCGGACCTGACCGGCAACTGGGGCATCCTCGAGTCGGACATCCTGATCGACACCCTGACCTTCACCATCTGCACCGGCCAGGAGGAGTCCCGCAAGGACGGCATCGCGACGATCGGGGCGATCCGCGAGCTGAAGAAGCGGCATCCGGACGTGCAGACCACGCTGGGCCTGTCGAACATCTCCTTCGGCCTCAACCCGGCCGCCCGCATCCTGCTCAACAGCGTGTTCCTGGACGAGTGCGTCAAGGCGGGCCTGGACTCGGCCATCGTGCACGCCTCGAAGATCCTCCCCATCGCGCGTTTCACCGAGGAGGAGGTGCAGACGGCGCTCGACCTGATCCACGACCGGCGCGCCGAAGGCTACGACCCCCTCCAGAAGCTCATGCAGCTGTTCGAGGGCGCCACCGCCAAGTCGCTGAAGGCGGGCAGGGCCGAGGAACTGGCCGCGCTGCCGCTGGAGGAGCGCCTCAAGCGGCGGATCATCGACGGTGAACGCAACGGCCTGGAGGCCGATCTGGACACCGCGCTCCAGGACCGTCCCGCCCTGGACATCGTCAACGAGACGCTGCTGGACGGGATGAAGGTCGTCGGCGAGCTGTTCGGCTCGGGCCAGATGCAGCTGCCGTTCGTGCTCCAGTCCGCCGAGGTGATGAAGGCCGCGGTCGCCCACCTCGAACCCCACATGGAGAAGTCGGACGCCGACGGCAAGGGCACCATCGTGCTGGCCACGGTGCGCGGCGACGTCCACGACATCGGCAAGAACCTCGTCGACATCATCCTGTCGAACAACGGCTACAACGTGGTCAACCTGGGCATCAAGCAGCCCGTCTCCGCGATCCTGGAGGCCGCCGAGGAACACCGCGCCGACGTGATCGGCATGTCCGGGCTGCTGGTGAAGTCCACGGTGATCATGAAGGAGAACCTGGAGGAGCTCAACCAGCGCGACCTGGCCGGCACCTACCCCGTCATCCTCGGCGGCGCCGCCCTCACCCGCGCCTACGTCGAACAGGACCTCCACGAGATCTACCAGGGCGAGGTCCGCTACGCCCGCGACGCCTTCGAGGGCCTGCGCCTGATGGACGCCCTCATCGGCGTCAAGCGCGGCGTCCCCGGCGCCAAACTCCCCGAACTCAAGCAACGCCGGGTCCGCGCCACGGCCCCCGTCGAGGTGACCGAACGCCCGGAGGAGGGCCACGTCCGCTCCGACGTCTCCACCACCAACCCGGTACCCGCCCCGCCGTTCCGGGGCACCCGCGTCATCAAGGGCATCCAGCTCAAGGAGTACGCCTCCTGGCTGGACGAGGGCGCCCTCTTCAAGGGCCAGTGGGGGCTGAAGCAGGTCCGCACCGGCGAGGGACCGTCGTACGAGGAACTGGTCGAGACCGAGGGCCGGCCCCGGCTGCGCGGGCTCCTGGACCGGCTCCAGACGGAGAACCTGCTCGAAGCGGCCGTGGTCTACGGCTACTTCCCCTGCGTCTCCAAGGACGACGACCTCATCGTCCTGGACGAACAGGGCAACGAACGCACCCGGTTCACCTTCCCGCGCCAGCGCCGCGGCCGCCGCCTGTGCCTCGCCGACTTCTTCCGCCCGGAGGAATCCGGCGAGACGGACGTCGTCGGCTTCCAGGTCGTCACCGTCGGCTCCCGCATCGGCGAGGAGACGGCCAAGCTGTTCGAGGCCAACGCCTACCGCGACTACCTCGAACTCCACGGCCTGTCCGTCCAGCTGGCCGAGGCCCTCGCCGAGTACTGGCACGCCCGCGTGCGCACCGAACTCGGCTTCGGCGGCGAGGACCCCGCCGACATCGAGGACATGTTCGCCCTGAAGTACCGCGGCGCCCGCTTCTCCCTCGGCTACGGCGCCTGCCCGGACCTGGAGGACCGCGGCAAGATCGCGGCCCTGCTGGAGCCCGAGCGGATCGGCGTCCACCTCTCCGAGGAGTTCCAGCTGCACCCCGAGCAGTCCACGGACGCCATCGTGATCCACCACCCGGAGGCGAAGTACTTCAACGCCCGCTGA
- a CDS encoding response regulator transcription factor, whose protein sequence is MAIRVLLVDDQPLLRTGFRMILEAEQDLAVVGEAGDGLQALDQVRALQPDVVLMDIRMPRMDGVEATRQISGPERNGPAKVLVLTTFDLDEYVVEALRAGASGFLLKDAPADELVQAIRVVAGGEAMLAPSITRRLLDKYATHLPSGEDPVPDTLHTLTDREVEVLKLVARGLSNAEIAADLFVSETTVKTHVGHVLTKLGLRDRVQAAVYAYESGLVRPGAQ, encoded by the coding sequence GTGGCCATCCGCGTCCTACTGGTCGACGACCAGCCCCTGCTGCGTACGGGATTCCGGATGATCCTGGAGGCCGAGCAGGATCTCGCGGTCGTGGGCGAGGCCGGTGACGGCCTGCAGGCTCTCGATCAGGTGCGGGCCCTCCAGCCGGATGTCGTGCTGATGGACATCCGTATGCCGCGGATGGACGGGGTCGAGGCGACCCGGCAGATCAGCGGTCCGGAGCGGAACGGCCCGGCGAAGGTGCTGGTGCTGACGACCTTCGACCTGGACGAGTACGTGGTGGAGGCGCTGCGCGCCGGTGCCAGCGGTTTCCTGCTCAAGGACGCGCCCGCGGACGAGCTGGTGCAGGCGATCCGGGTGGTGGCGGGCGGTGAGGCGATGCTGGCGCCGAGCATCACGCGCCGGCTGCTGGACAAGTACGCGACGCATCTGCCCTCGGGCGAGGACCCGGTTCCGGACACCCTGCACACGCTCACGGACCGTGAGGTGGAGGTGCTGAAGCTGGTGGCGCGGGGGCTGTCCAACGCGGAGATCGCGGCCGATCTGTTCGTCAGCGAGACGACCGTCAAGACGCATGTCGGGCATGTGCTGACCAAGCTGGGTCTGCGGGACCGGGTGCAGGCTGCGGTGTACGCGTACGAGAGCGGTCTGGTGCGTCCCGGCGCGCAGTAG
- a CDS encoding HAD family phosphatase, whose protein sequence is MTSTVPALGTRSAEGSALQAVLLDMDGTLVDTEGFWWDVEEEVFAALGHTLDDSWKHIVVGGPMTRSAGFLIEATGADITLAELSVLLNDGFEARISTGLPLKPGAARLLAELHQHRIPTALVSASHRRIIDRVLAVLGPHHFALSIAGDEVSRTKPFPDPYLLAAAGLGAHPARCAVVEDTSTGVAAAEAAGCRVVAVPSLAPIGPAERRTVVPSLEHVDLAFLHGLMTEMP, encoded by the coding sequence ATGACCAGCACGGTCCCCGCGCTCGGAACCCGTTCGGCCGAAGGTTCCGCCCTGCAAGCGGTCCTCCTCGACATGGACGGCACCCTGGTGGACACCGAGGGCTTCTGGTGGGACGTCGAGGAGGAGGTCTTCGCCGCCCTCGGCCACACCCTGGACGACTCCTGGAAGCACATCGTGGTCGGCGGCCCGATGACCCGCAGCGCCGGCTTCCTCATCGAAGCCACCGGCGCCGACATCACCCTCGCCGAACTCAGCGTCCTGCTCAACGACGGCTTCGAGGCCCGCATCAGCACCGGCCTGCCCCTCAAACCCGGCGCCGCCCGGCTGCTCGCCGAACTGCACCAGCACCGCATCCCCACCGCCCTGGTCTCCGCCTCCCACCGGCGCATCATCGACCGCGTCCTCGCCGTCCTCGGCCCGCACCACTTCGCCCTGTCCATCGCCGGCGACGAGGTCAGCCGCACCAAGCCCTTCCCCGACCCCTACCTCCTCGCCGCCGCCGGACTCGGCGCCCACCCCGCCCGGTGCGCCGTCGTCGAGGACACCTCCACCGGCGTCGCCGCCGCCGAGGCCGCCGGCTGCCGCGTCGTCGCCGTACCCTCCCTCGCCCCCATCGGCCCGGCCGAACGACGCACCGTCGTCCCCTCCCTGGAACACGTCGACCTCGCATTTCTGCACGGCCTGATGACGGAAATGCCCTAG
- a CDS encoding IclR family transcriptional regulator: protein MARNIQSLERAAAMLRLLAGGERRLGLSDIASSLGLAKGTAHGILRTLQQEGFVEQDDASGRYQLGAELLRLGTTYLDVHELRARALVWTDDLARSSGESVHLGVLHQQGVLIVHHVFRPDDSRQVLEIGAMQPLHCTALGKVLSAYDPVAHSEALEAERKAFTDRTVCGAAEFEHILDLTRARGYAADVEETWEGVASIAAPVHDRRRMPVGAVGITGAVERLCRDGELRPELIAAVRDCARAVSRDLGAGRF from the coding sequence ATGGCACGGAACATCCAGTCGCTCGAACGCGCGGCCGCGATGCTGCGGCTGCTCGCGGGCGGCGAGCGACGGCTCGGGCTGTCGGACATCGCCTCCTCGCTCGGCCTCGCCAAGGGCACCGCGCACGGCATCCTGCGCACCCTCCAGCAGGAGGGCTTCGTGGAGCAGGACGACGCCTCGGGCCGCTATCAGCTGGGCGCGGAGCTGCTGCGCCTTGGCACCACCTATCTGGACGTCCACGAGCTGCGGGCGCGCGCCCTGGTGTGGACGGACGATCTGGCCCGCTCCAGCGGGGAGAGCGTGCACCTGGGGGTCCTGCACCAGCAGGGCGTGCTGATCGTGCACCACGTCTTCCGGCCCGACGACAGCCGGCAGGTGCTGGAGATCGGGGCCATGCAGCCCCTGCACTGCACGGCGCTGGGCAAGGTGCTGTCGGCGTACGACCCGGTGGCGCACAGCGAGGCGCTGGAGGCGGAGCGCAAGGCGTTCACGGACCGCACGGTGTGCGGCGCGGCGGAGTTCGAGCACATCCTCGACCTCACCCGCGCGCGGGGCTACGCGGCCGACGTGGAGGAGACGTGGGAGGGCGTGGCCTCGATCGCCGCGCCGGTCCACGACCGCCGCCGGATGCCCGTGGGCGCCGTCGGCATCACGGGTGCGGTGGAGCGGCTGTGCCGGGACGGCGAGCTGCGGCCCGAGCTGATCGCCGCGGTGCGCGACTGCGCCCGTGCGGTCTCCAGGGACCTGGGCGCCGGGCGGTTCTGA
- a CDS encoding ABC transporter substrate-binding protein codes for MNRKTLVLPAVAGLLTPVLAACGGSGSGSKGGDAIVVGTTDRFTVTKDAPAPVDPAYAYDVGSWNLLRQTVQTLMAEPKGEGDPVPDAAESCGFTDSGSERYACKLREGLTFANGDPVTAQDVKFSIERALHLKADSGVSSLLNTIDTIETQGDREVVFHLKTADATFPYKLSTPVAGILDPKDYPKGSLRDGFHLDGSGPYTFQAEVKNNAIDSVTFTKNPHYKGAQTVNNNKVVVRSFADADAMGAAIDKGDIDVMTRTMSPAQIQKLDSGSDDNVDLVDMPGLEIRYLAFNTNAPTVKSKAVRQAMAQLINRGELVSKVYGTEAEPLYSLVPATVTGHSNSFFNKYGNPSAAKAKNLLAKAGITTPVKLTLHYTTDHYGTATKQEFEVLQKQLNDSGLFDVTIQGHPWDAFRPAEEKGQYDVYGMGWFPDFPDADNFLAPFLDKDNFLGSPYSNSDIQRNLIPQSRREANRLSAADSLTKIQDDVAEDVPVLPLWQGKQYIAARDDITGVSYAVNSSSTLQLWELGRGVSG; via the coding sequence ATGAACCGCAAGACTTTGGTGCTGCCGGCGGTGGCCGGCCTGCTCACCCCGGTCCTCGCCGCGTGCGGCGGATCGGGCAGCGGGAGCAAGGGCGGCGACGCCATCGTCGTCGGCACCACGGACCGGTTCACCGTCACCAAGGACGCCCCCGCGCCCGTCGACCCGGCCTACGCCTACGACGTCGGCAGCTGGAACCTCCTGCGGCAGACCGTCCAGACCCTCATGGCCGAGCCCAAGGGCGAGGGCGACCCGGTCCCGGACGCCGCCGAAAGCTGCGGCTTCACCGACAGCGGCAGCGAGCGCTACGCCTGCAAGCTCCGCGAGGGCCTCACGTTCGCCAACGGCGACCCGGTGACCGCCCAGGACGTCAAGTTCTCCATCGAACGCGCCCTGCACCTCAAGGCCGACAGCGGTGTCTCCTCGCTGCTGAACACCATCGACACCATCGAGACGCAGGGCGACCGCGAGGTCGTCTTCCACCTCAAGACGGCCGACGCCACCTTCCCCTACAAGCTGTCCACCCCGGTCGCGGGCATCCTCGACCCCAAGGACTACCCCAAGGGCTCCCTGCGCGACGGCTTCCACCTGGACGGCTCCGGCCCGTACACCTTCCAGGCCGAGGTCAAGAACAACGCGATCGACAGCGTGACGTTCACCAAGAACCCCCACTACAAGGGGGCCCAGACGGTGAACAACAACAAGGTCGTGGTCCGCTCCTTCGCCGATGCCGACGCCATGGGCGCCGCCATCGACAAGGGCGACATCGACGTCATGACCCGCACCATGTCGCCTGCCCAGATCCAGAAGCTGGACTCCGGCAGCGACGACAACGTCGACCTCGTCGACATGCCGGGCCTCGAGATCCGCTACCTCGCCTTCAACACCAACGCCCCCACGGTGAAGTCCAAGGCCGTACGCCAGGCCATGGCCCAGCTCATCAACCGCGGCGAACTGGTCTCCAAGGTCTACGGCACCGAGGCCGAGCCGCTGTACTCGCTGGTCCCCGCCACCGTCACCGGGCACTCCAACTCGTTCTTCAACAAGTACGGCAACCCCAGCGCCGCCAAGGCCAAGAACCTCCTCGCCAAGGCCGGCATCACCACCCCGGTGAAGCTGACCCTGCACTACACGACCGACCACTACGGCACGGCCACCAAGCAGGAGTTCGAGGTCCTCCAGAAGCAGCTCAACGACAGCGGCCTGTTCGACGTCACCATCCAGGGCCACCCCTGGGACGCCTTCCGCCCCGCCGAGGAGAAGGGTCAGTACGACGTCTACGGCATGGGCTGGTTCCCCGACTTCCCCGACGCCGACAACTTCCTCGCGCCGTTCCTCGACAAGGACAACTTCCTCGGCTCGCCGTACTCCAACAGCGACATCCAGCGGAACCTGATCCCGCAGTCCCGCCGCGAAGCCAACCGCCTCTCCGCCGCGGACAGCCTGACCAAGATCCAGGACGACGTCGCCGAGGACGTCCCGGTCCTCCCGCTGTGGCAGGGCAAGCAGTACATCGCCGCCCGCGACGACATCACCGGCGTCTCCTACGCCGTCAACTCCTCCTCCACGCTCCAGCTCTGGGAGCTCGGCCGGGGTGTGAGCGGCTGA
- the glpK gene encoding glycerol kinase GlpK, which yields MTDAHTAGPFIAAIDQGTTSSRCIIFDRDGRIVSVDQKEHEQIFPKPGWVEHNANEIWTNVQEVVAGAVEKAGITRDDIKAIGITNQRETTVLWDKNTGEPVHNAIVWQDTRTDGLCRELGRNVGQDRFRRETGLPLASYFAGPKARWLLDNVEGLKERAAAGDILFGTMDTWVIWNLTGGVNGGRHVTDVTNASRTMLMNLHTMRWDEKIAESIGVPLNILPEIRSSAEVYGEVTGGKLGDLLGGIPVASALGDQQAALFGQTCFSEGETKSTYGTGTFMVMNTGDKIINSYAGLLTTVGYKIGEQPTIYALEGSIAVTGSLVQWMRDQMGLISTAAEIETLALSVEDNGGAYFVPAFSGLFAPHWRSDARGVIAGLTRYVTKAHLARAVLEATAWQTREIADAMVKDSGDELVALKVDGGMTSNNLLMQTLADVLDAPVVRPMVAETTCLGAAYAAGLAVGFWSSTDELRANWRRAAEWTPQMDADTRDREYKNWLKAVDRTMGWIEDEN from the coding sequence GTGACCGACGCCCACACCGCAGGCCCCTTCATCGCGGCGATCGACCAGGGCACCACCTCCTCGCGCTGCATCATCTTCGACCGGGACGGCCGCATCGTCTCCGTCGACCAGAAGGAGCACGAGCAGATCTTCCCGAAGCCGGGCTGGGTCGAGCACAACGCCAACGAGATCTGGACCAACGTCCAGGAGGTCGTCGCCGGAGCCGTCGAGAAGGCCGGCATCACCCGCGACGACATCAAGGCCATCGGCATCACCAACCAGCGCGAGACCACCGTGCTGTGGGACAAGAACACCGGTGAGCCGGTCCACAACGCCATCGTCTGGCAGGACACCCGCACCGACGGCCTCTGCCGGGAGCTGGGCCGCAACGTCGGCCAGGACCGCTTCCGCCGCGAGACCGGCCTGCCGCTGGCCTCCTACTTCGCCGGCCCCAAGGCCCGCTGGCTGCTCGACAACGTCGAGGGCCTCAAGGAGCGCGCCGCCGCCGGGGACATCCTCTTCGGCACCATGGACACCTGGGTCATCTGGAACCTGACCGGCGGTGTGAACGGCGGCCGGCACGTCACCGACGTCACCAACGCCTCGCGCACCATGCTCATGAACCTGCACACGATGCGGTGGGACGAGAAGATCGCCGAGTCGATCGGCGTGCCGCTGAACATCCTGCCCGAGATCCGCTCCTCCGCCGAGGTCTACGGCGAGGTCACCGGCGGCAAGCTCGGCGACCTGCTGGGCGGCATCCCGGTCGCCTCCGCGCTCGGCGACCAGCAGGCGGCCCTGTTCGGCCAGACCTGTTTCTCCGAGGGCGAGACCAAGTCGACCTACGGCACCGGCACCTTCATGGTGATGAACACCGGCGACAAGATCATCAACTCGTACGCCGGTCTGCTGACCACCGTCGGCTACAAGATCGGCGAGCAGCCCACGATCTACGCCCTGGAGGGCTCGATCGCCGTCACCGGTTCGCTGGTGCAGTGGATGCGCGACCAGATGGGCCTGATCTCCACCGCCGCCGAGATCGAGACGCTCGCGCTCTCGGTCGAGGACAACGGCGGCGCCTACTTCGTGCCGGCCTTCTCCGGCCTGTTCGCCCCGCACTGGCGCTCCGACGCCCGCGGTGTGATCGCCGGTCTGACCCGGTACGTCACCAAGGCGCACCTCGCGCGCGCCGTCCTGGAGGCCACCGCCTGGCAGACCCGGGAGATCGCCGACGCCATGGTGAAGGACTCCGGCGACGAGCTGGTGGCCCTGAAGGTCGACGGCGGCATGACCTCCAACAACCTGCTGATGCAGACGCTCGCCGACGTCCTGGACGCGCCCGTGGTGCGCCCGATGGTCGCCGAGACCACCTGCCTCGGCGCCGCCTACGCCGCCGGCCTCGCCGTCGGCTTCTGGTCCAGCACCGACGAGCTGCGCGCCAACTGGCGCCGGGCCGCCGAGTGGACCCCCCAGATGGACGCGGACACCCGCGACCGTGAGTACAAGAACTGGCTCAAGGCCGTCGACCGGACCATGGGCTGGATCGAGGACGAGAACTGA
- a CDS encoding MIP/aquaporin family protein: MSSSDIFIGETLGTAILILLGGGVCAAVTLKASKARNAGWVAIAFGWGFAVMTAVYISAPLSGAHLNPAVTVALAIKNSDWSNVPYYLGGQLLGAMIGAVLVWLAYYGQFHAHLTDKEIVGGPGAQDTTTKAVEAQEQGAGPVLGIFSTGPEIRNVVQNLVTEIIGTIVLILAVLTQGLNNNGNGLGALGGLITAFVVVAIGLSLGGPTGYAINPARDLGPRIVHALLPLPNKGGSDWSYAWIPVVGPLIGAAIAAGIYNVAF, from the coding sequence GTGTCCAGCTCCGACATCTTCATCGGCGAGACCCTCGGTACCGCCATACTCATCCTGCTCGGCGGCGGCGTCTGTGCCGCCGTCACGCTGAAGGCATCCAAGGCGCGTAACGCCGGCTGGGTCGCCATCGCCTTCGGGTGGGGCTTCGCGGTCATGACGGCCGTCTACATCTCCGCGCCGCTCTCCGGCGCCCATCTGAACCCGGCCGTCACCGTCGCCCTGGCCATCAAGAACAGCGACTGGAGCAACGTTCCGTACTACCTCGGCGGCCAGCTCCTCGGCGCCATGATCGGTGCGGTCCTGGTGTGGCTCGCCTACTACGGGCAGTTCCACGCGCACCTGACCGACAAGGAGATCGTCGGCGGTCCGGGCGCGCAGGACACGACGACCAAGGCGGTCGAGGCCCAGGAGCAGGGCGCCGGCCCGGTACTCGGCATCTTCTCCACCGGTCCGGAGATCCGGAACGTGGTGCAGAACCTCGTCACGGAGATCATCGGCACCATCGTGCTGATCCTCGCGGTCCTCACGCAGGGCCTGAACAACAATGGCAACGGCCTCGGCGCGCTCGGCGGTCTGATCACCGCCTTCGTGGTGGTGGCCATCGGCCTGTCCCTCGGCGGCCCGACGGGCTACGCGATCAACCCGGCCCGTGACCTCGGTCCGCGCATCGTGCACGCCCTGCTGCCGCTGCCCAACAAGGGCGGCTCCGACTGGAGCTACGCCTGGATCCCGGTGGTCGGCCCGCTGATCGGTGCCGCCATCGCGGCGGGTATCTACAACGTCGCCTTCTGA
- a CDS encoding RecB family exonuclease — protein sequence MPAARVPRPASAPASLSPSRAGDFMQCPLLYRFRVIDRLPEKPSEAATRGTLVHAVLERLFDAPAGERTAPRARALVPGQWDRLRESRPELAELFADDPDGQRLARWLGEAERLVERWFTLEDPTRLEPAERELFVEAELESGPRLRGIIDRVDVAPTGEVRIVDYKTGKAPRPEYAEGALFQMKFYALVVWRLKGVVPRRLQLVYLGSGEVRTYDPVLADLERVERRLRALWDAIREATESGDWRPRPTKLCGWCDHQAHCPEFGGTPPPYPLPVRARESGGVPQGRMGAD from the coding sequence GTGCCCGCGGCGCGCGTCCCCCGCCCGGCCTCCGCCCCCGCCTCGCTGTCCCCCTCCCGCGCCGGTGACTTCATGCAGTGCCCGCTGCTGTACCGGTTCCGGGTGATCGACCGGCTGCCGGAGAAGCCGAGCGAGGCGGCGACGCGGGGCACGCTGGTGCACGCGGTGCTGGAGCGGCTGTTCGACGCGCCCGCCGGGGAGCGGACCGCGCCGCGGGCCAGGGCGCTGGTGCCGGGCCAGTGGGACCGGCTGCGCGAGAGCCGCCCGGAGCTGGCGGAGCTGTTCGCGGACGATCCGGACGGGCAGCGGCTGGCGCGCTGGCTGGGCGAGGCGGAGCGGCTGGTGGAGCGCTGGTTCACGCTGGAGGACCCGACCCGGCTGGAGCCCGCCGAGCGGGAGCTGTTCGTGGAGGCGGAGCTGGAGTCGGGGCCCCGGCTGCGCGGCATCATCGACCGGGTGGACGTGGCGCCGACCGGCGAGGTGCGGATCGTCGACTACAAGACGGGCAAGGCGCCGCGGCCGGAGTACGCCGAGGGCGCGCTGTTCCAGATGAAGTTCTACGCGCTGGTGGTGTGGCGGTTGAAGGGCGTCGTGCCGCGCCGGCTGCAGCTGGTGTACCTCGGCAGCGGCGAGGTGCGGACGTACGATCCGGTGCTCGCCGATCTGGAGCGGGTGGAGCGCAGGCTGCGCGCGCTGTGGGACGCGATCCGGGAGGCCACGGAGAGCGGTGACTGGCGGCCGCGGCCGACGAAGCTGTGCGGCTGGTGCGATCACCAGGCGCACTGCCCGGAGTTCGGGGGCACTCCCCCGCCGTATCCGCTGCCGGTGAGGGCGCGGGAGTCGGGCGGTGTGCCGCAGGGCAGAATGGGCGCGGACTAG